The DNA region CGTTCTCTCCCACTGATGAAGCTGAGGGTTAATCCTTTGCCAAGTGCCGTCGTTACGCCATTGGCGAAAGTAGTGGTAAACCGTTTGCCACTTAGGAAAATCATGAGGCAACAACCGCCATGCGATACCACCCCTCAAAACGCAGGGTTGTTTCATTCTGTCGAGAAAATAGAGAGAATAAGAGGAGATAGGCGTTCAACGATGAAAAATGAGCGAAAGCTTACTCGATGCACTGAGTCGTATTGAAGACCCGAGACAGGCTTCCGGACGAAGACACTCATTATCTTTGATATTACTGATAATCATCATGGCAGGTATGAGTGGTGAATGGGGATATCGAGGTATTGGGCGATTTATTGAGCGACATCGCCGGGAGCTGATTAGCACCTTACAGATTCCTGAAGCTCGTGTCCCCTCCTACTCAACGGTACGGCGAGTGATGATGGAATTAGATTTCCAGCAAGTGACACAAGTCTTTAACCAATGGGCAAGACAATATGTGAGAAAGGGAGACATTGTGGCTGGGGACGGTAAATCCCTCAAAAACACCGTGCAAAAACTATGACAACAAGAGTCAAGATTTTGTCACAGCAGTGTCTTTATTCTGTCAGCAGCGACAAGTTGTTTTGGGCATGAAAATGAGTCGGAATAAGAAAGAGAGTGAGATCTCAGTAATCCGGCAATTACTGACAGAGTTAGATTTACCATCAGTCACTGTGACTTTAGATGCCTTACACACTCAAAAAAACAATCCAGTTACTCAGACAACGCGGACATGACTACCTAGTGACAGTCAAAGGCAACCAGAAAAAGCTGTATCAAGCTTTAACAAACTACTGTCAGGAACAAAAGCCAATCGCTCAACATGAATCCCAAAATGTTGGTCATGGTCGTTCTGAAAAAAGCGAGTAGAAGTCTGGTCTGTGCCGACTTCACTAACGCCAGAATGGAAGGATATACAATCCGTTGTCCGCATGACTCGGTGGGGACAGAGGCAGAGCCAAGACTATGAAAATCAGATGTTCTACATCACTTCATTACCACCACAAGGACTAAAGCTGAGTCGAGTAATTCGACAGCATTGGCAAATCGAGAACAACCTACATTGGGTAAAGGATGCACTTCTTGGGGAAGACAAAGCACAACAAAAAGATGGCCATGCTCCAGAGAACTTTGCCATCTTCCGTAGTTGGGTAATCTCGCTATTGAGATTGAACGGCTATTCATCCATAACGGAAGCCATAGCTCTGATTTCTCACCGATTACCGTTTTTACTATCGTTGTGTACTGCTTAGCTTCTTTCTCTCAAGAATGAAACAGCCCTGCCCCTCAAAACGTAGAGTATGGCATTGAGAACACAGCGTAGATTAATAGAACGAGGACGACCGCCGGATTTCGCTGGAGGTAATAAGGTTTCGATAAGAGACCATTGTTCATCGGTAAGGTCTGTTGGATAGGATAGAGGCATCTTTTTCGGTTAGGGATTTGAGTACTCTTTCAGACTAAATCTCTAACTTTTTCTCTCCCCACTAATCTTTTCAGACATCCTCTAAGGAATTAGGATGAAATTCCGACGAGTTAGCCTGAAACTCCTATAAATCAAGAGTTTGTTTGGAATTTTATCTATGCACTGATTCGCAACAAAGCATTCTAATTGAAAATATCGTATTGATCGAGCTCAATCAGTAGAATATTGCATAAAATAATCGCTGCTCAATAAAGAATAAAGAAGCCTCAAACCCAGATTAACGTGAGTTCTGGATAAGGAAAGAAAAGGAGAAAGCCCATATCGTGGAAGTTGTAACGAATCCACGGCTTTCTCCCATGTCCAGTCTAGAGGCTCTGTTTTGCCATGTTGATGATTTCTGTCGAATCTTTGAACCCTTATGGCATCAAGCGTTACTCAGCTCTGGCAAAAAATACCGTCGCCGTCAGAGAAGCCTCAGTCTGAGTGAGGTGATGACTATTCTCATTGCTTTCCATCAATCTCACTATCGAAATTTCAAGCATTTCTATCTCATCAAGGTGAAATGCGATTGGCAACAAGAGTTTCCTCTAGCTGTGAGCTATCAACGCTTTGTGACATGGATACTTTCGAGCTTGATTCCTCTCTGTACATATCTGCGACGATGCTTCGGACAATACACTGGTATTAGCTTCATTGATGCCACCAGCATCAAGGTTTGCCATAATCGCCGTATCTCTCAACACCGTGTTTTTGAAGGTTGCGCGGCAAGGGGCAAGACTTCGGTGGGATGGTTCTTCGGCTTCAAACTACACCTGGTCATCAATGAGCGAGGAGAATTACTCAACGTCTAAGTGACGCCTGGAAATACCGATGACCGCCAACCTATAGTGGAGTTATGGCAAGACTTATGGGGTAAAGTCTTTGCCGATAAAGGCTATGTCTCACAATCTTTAGCCCAGCATCTTCAAGAGGAACATGAGGTGACCCTAATGGCTAAACCTCGTCGAAATATGAAGCATCATTTGATGGTTTATCAAGATAAACTTTTTGCTCGTAAGCGGGCTTTGATTGAGACAGTTATTGACCAACTGAAGAACATCTCACAGATTGAACATTCCCGACATCGCAGTCCCACAAACTTTTGTGTGAACTTGCTGTGTGGGCTGATTGCTTACTGCCATCAACCCAAAAAACCTTCTTTACAGCTTGATTAGACCTATCATTCCTTATCCAGAACTCACGTAGATTAGGAATGACTTTTTTCCTGTTGCCCTTATCCCGAACTCACGTTACGTAGATTTTTATTATGTTCCAGTTACTGTTTTCTGGTTTTATGGTTTACCAAATTTCTGGTTAAGAGCTTCTGTGATCACTTCAGTCATTGTGATGCCTTGACGTTTCGCCTCAGCCGCCCAATGCTGGCGCAGTGACTTAGGAACTTTCACACAAAGATTGACCATTTTTTCTGCTTCAGTAGATTTTGTCGAAATCTGTTTTTCTGGCTTACCAGTTGTCTGGTTTACTGGTTTACTGGTTTGCTTTGCCTTACCGATGATGTCTCCAAATTTGCCGCTCATTTTTTTAGTACCTCAAAAATTTCCTTACCTAGTGCCTCAAAATCATTCTAAGGGACTTTATCTCTACCAGACATCTGGTTTACTGGTTTACCAACTAGAGCTGCTTTCTGAAATGTAGAGCTGCGCCTAATCATGCTTTGGAATGTGGGTACGCCATTGCTAGTCAATTCATTGCGCATGGTTTCACCTTCTTTGCTCGGATAAGGCAGCACGATAGTTAACAATGCTCAATACTTTGCGTCTCCGATATCATTGGCGATCGCTAGCATTGGCTCTAGGCTCACAACGTCTGGAGTTGTTGGCAGGATGAGCAAGTCACAACCCTTCGCTAGTTCCTGTAAGTCATCGCTGTTGGGTCGAGCTGGGGTATCAATCACTGCATAATCATGACAGGACATGACGCGCATAGCTTGACGCTCATCTGCAACAGTAAAAGGCATCTCGCCTCTCTGACTCCAATTAACAGCAGTCCGATTTAGGTCACCATCTATGAGTATGGTTTTATGATTTCGGGCAAGGTATGCGGCTATGTGAATAGCGGAAGTTGATTTTCCTACACCGCCTTTGTATCCAGTGACAGCAATAATCTGCATTTCTGGTTATCTGGTTTTCAAGATAAAGTGAGTTCTGGATAAGGAAAGAAAAGAAGAAAGCTCATATCGTGGCAGTTGAAACCAATCCACAGCTTTCTCCTATGCTTAGTTTAGACGCTTTATTTTGTGACGTTGACGATTTCTGCCAGGTCTTTGAACCTCAGTGGCATCAAGAATTACTTAGCTCTTGCAAAAGGTATCGTCACCGTTCTAGAAGCCTAAGCTTGAGTGAGGTGATGACGATACTGATTGCATTTCATCAATCTCACTATCGTAATTTCAAGCATTTCTATCTCCTGATGGTGCGACACTATTGGCAAAAAGCCTTTCCCAAAGCAGTGAGTTATCAACGCTTTGTGGCATGGATGCCCTCCAGCTTAGTGCCTCT from [Leptolyngbya] sp. PCC 7376 includes:
- a CDS encoding transposase, whose product is MKQPCVLRGGIAWRLLPHDFPKWQTVYHYFRQWRNDGTWQRINPQLHQWERTMSHDLPLLQAMGWWILNRWIPQQ
- a CDS encoding transposase family protein; its protein translation is MSESLLDALSRIEDPRQASGRRHSLSLILLIIIMAGMSGEWGYRGIGRFIERHRRELISTLQIPEARVPSYSTVRRVMMELDFQQVTQVFNQWARQYVRKGDIVAGDGKSLKNTVQKL
- a CDS encoding ISAs1 family transposase, with translation MPTSLTPEWKDIQSVVRMTRWGQRQSQDYENQMFYITSLPPQGLKLSRVIRQHWQIENNLHWVKDALLGEDKAQQKDGHAPENFAIFRSWVISLLRLNGYSSITEAIALISHRLPFLLSLCTA
- a CDS encoding ParA family protein; this encodes MQIIAVTGYKGGVGKSTSAIHIAAYLARNHKTILIDGDLNRTAVNWSQRGEMPFTVADERQAMRVMSCHDYAVIDTPARPNSDDLQELAKGCDLLILPTTPDVVSLEPMLAIANDIGDAKY